One Streptomyces sp. R28 DNA window includes the following coding sequences:
- a CDS encoding LacI family DNA-binding transcriptional regulator, with the protein MAKVTRDDVARLAGTSTAVVSYVINNGPRPVAPATRERVLAAIKELGYRPDRVAQAMASRRTDLIGLIVPDARQPFFGEMAHAVEWAAAERGKMVLVGNSDYVGEREVHYLRAFLGMRVSGLILVSHALNDLAAAEIEAWDARVVLLHERPEAIDDVAVVTDDLGGAQLAVRHLLEHGYEYVACVGGTAETPAVGDPVSDHVEGWRRAMAEARIPTEGRLFEAPYNRYDAYRIALDILSGPERPPAIFCSTDDQAIGVLRAARELRLDVPGQLAVAGFDDIKEAALTDPPLTTVASDRSAMARAAVDLVLDDGLRVAGSRRERLKVFPSRLVVRRSCGCK; encoded by the coding sequence GTGGCCAAGGTGACTCGCGATGATGTGGCTCGGCTGGCAGGGACCTCCACTGCCGTCGTCAGTTATGTCATCAACAACGGACCCCGGCCGGTCGCCCCGGCCACGCGCGAGCGTGTACTCGCCGCTATCAAGGAACTGGGCTACCGCCCCGACCGGGTCGCGCAGGCGATGGCCTCGCGGCGCACCGATCTCATAGGCCTGATCGTCCCGGACGCGCGCCAGCCCTTCTTCGGGGAGATGGCGCACGCGGTCGAGTGGGCCGCCGCCGAGCGCGGGAAGATGGTCCTCGTCGGCAACTCCGACTACGTCGGCGAGCGCGAGGTCCACTACCTGCGGGCGTTCCTGGGAATGCGCGTCTCGGGGCTCATCCTGGTCTCGCACGCTCTGAACGACCTGGCCGCCGCCGAGATCGAGGCCTGGGACGCCCGCGTCGTCCTCCTCCACGAGCGGCCGGAGGCCATCGATGACGTCGCCGTCGTCACCGACGACCTGGGCGGCGCCCAGCTCGCCGTACGCCACCTGCTGGAGCACGGCTACGAGTACGTCGCCTGTGTGGGCGGCACCGCCGAGACCCCGGCGGTCGGCGACCCGGTCTCCGACCACGTCGAGGGCTGGCGGCGCGCGATGGCCGAGGCCCGGATCCCGACCGAGGGCCGCCTCTTCGAGGCGCCGTACAACCGCTACGACGCGTATCGCATAGCGCTCGACATCCTGTCCGGGCCCGAGCGCCCGCCGGCGATCTTCTGCTCCACCGACGACCAGGCCATCGGCGTGCTGCGCGCGGCGCGGGAGCTGCGGCTCGATGTGCCGGGGCAGTTGGCGGTCGCCGGGTTCGACGACATCAAGGAAGCGGCGCTGACGGATCCGCCGCTGACGACGGTCGCGTCCGACCGGTCGGCGATGGCGCGGGCCGCGGTGGATCTTGTGCTGGATGACGGACTGCGGGTCGCGGGATCTCGGCGGGAACGGTTGAAGGTGTTCCCGTCGCGCTTGGTGGTACGGCGGTCCTGCGGCTGCAAGTGA
- a CDS encoding S1C family serine protease, which translates to MTESFRRDGEYEQYTNPYQGAQQHASSPVNPEWPPPPAYRPATHEPTTQVAGSGGGTGGEAPTALLTEPVTQPPKARRRPRGPVALLAAVAIVAAAIGGGTAYGIQELTGNDTVAASSSTSTNVVPSSQKGTVSGVAKAVSPSIVEINAASNAGSSTGSGVIITSDGEIVTNNHVVSGASSIKVRTSDGKEYTAEVVGTDSSKDLALIKLQNASGLTVATLGDSSGVQVGDQVVAIGSPEGLTGTVTSGIVSALNRDVTVSTDESQGQQQQQQGGGGWPFEFGGQQFNGDTGSSTTTYKALQTDASLNPGNSGGALIDMNGNIIGINSAMYSAAGSSSSSNAGSVGLGFAIPINTVKSDLAKLRSGSQS; encoded by the coding sequence ATGACCGAGAGCTTCCGCCGCGACGGCGAGTACGAGCAGTACACGAACCCCTACCAGGGCGCCCAGCAGCACGCCTCCTCCCCCGTGAACCCGGAGTGGCCGCCCCCGCCGGCGTACCGGCCGGCGACGCACGAGCCGACCACGCAGGTGGCCGGTTCCGGGGGCGGCACGGGCGGCGAAGCCCCCACCGCTCTCCTCACCGAGCCCGTCACCCAGCCGCCGAAGGCACGACGCCGCCCCCGCGGCCCGGTCGCCCTCCTCGCCGCCGTGGCGATCGTCGCCGCGGCGATCGGCGGCGGTACGGCGTACGGGATACAGGAGCTGACCGGCAACGACACCGTCGCCGCCTCCAGCTCCACCAGCACCAACGTCGTCCCCTCCAGCCAGAAGGGCACGGTCTCCGGGGTCGCCAAGGCGGTCAGCCCCAGCATCGTCGAGATCAACGCGGCCTCGAACGCCGGATCCTCCACCGGCTCGGGCGTGATCATCACGAGTGACGGCGAGATCGTCACCAACAACCACGTCGTCTCCGGCGCCTCGTCGATCAAGGTGAGGACCAGCGACGGCAAGGAGTACACCGCCGAGGTCGTCGGCACCGACAGCAGCAAGGACCTCGCGCTGATCAAGCTGCAGAACGCCTCCGGGCTGACGGTGGCCACCCTCGGCGACTCCTCCGGCGTCCAGGTCGGCGACCAGGTCGTGGCGATCGGCTCCCCCGAGGGCCTGACCGGCACGGTCACCAGCGGCATCGTGTCCGCGCTCAACCGGGACGTGACCGTCTCGACGGACGAGAGCCAGGGCCAGCAGCAACAGCAGCAGGGCGGCGGCGGGTGGCCGTTCGAGTTCGGCGGTCAGCAGTTCAACGGCGACACCGGTTCGTCGACGACGACGTACAAGGCGCTCCAGACGGACGCGTCCCTGAACCCCGGCAACTCCGGCGGCGCGCTGATCGACATGAACGGCAACATCATCGGCATCAACTCCGCGATGTACTCGGCCGCCGGCTCCAGCTCCTCCTCCAACGCCGGCAGCGTCGGCCTCGGGTTCGCCATCCCGATCAACACCGTCAAGTCCGACCTGGCGAAGCTGCGGTCGGGTTCGCAGAGCTAG